Part of the Triticum aestivum cultivar Chinese Spring chromosome 4D, IWGSC CS RefSeq v2.1, whole genome shotgun sequence genome is shown below.
GAAACTTGCAAAACCCCTAGCGAGCACATAACCCTTGTCCTTCCAGTTCCAGTCAGACTAAAACACTCCTCTCCTCTAGTAGACAGCTTCTGTTTGCTTCCTTGTTTTCCTTCTGTTCTATATAAAGACCTGTCAGATTATGCTGTAAGCCCGGACGACCTCGACGATGGGCGCGCGGCACAGCGGGCACTTGCCGGCCCCGCGGAGCAGCTCGCGGGCGCACTTTGAGCAGGTGCACATGTGCCCACACCTGAGAATGGCATCACAAGATGAACCAATGTCACATTGTGTTTGTGTATGTGTGTGCAGATAATTAAGTTGAGAGATGGCAAACGGAAGCAGAAGAACAGACCTGTAGAGAAGCGAGTCGATCTGGCTGTCGCAGCAGATGCAGCAGGTCCCTTTCCTCACCAGCTCCCACTGTGATCCATCATCGTACCATCTAACTGTCCCTGGTATAAGTTCAGAATCCAGATTAGTCTTCTTGGTCAATCACcatggatagatagatagatagatagatagatagatagatagatagatagatggtaggagatggatgaggaagaagaagaggggagagtgatatgatatgatctgACAGACCATGGAGGGACAGAGAGCGGTGCATGGCAGAGGCGACCTCCTGCCGGATGGACCTCTGCAGCTCGACCTGCATCTCCATGCACGCCTGCAGCATCTGCTGCGTGCTGGCCATCCCGCGCTGGAGCACGGCCATGTCGTCCCGCAGGTCGTGGATGGCCTCATCAACTTCCTGCCAAACACATTCCTGCTCTTCAGCAATAACACACAAGATGGTATCCTGAAGAAAGAGGTGGAGCGGAGACTCACAAGTTCATCTGGGCGGTGCACAGGTTGCCGGTTCCAGTCACGACGAGGCGGCACCATCCGCCAGCGCCGCTGCTGCCTTTGGCCGGCGGCAGGCTGCGCACCGGCGGCGGCGTGCTCGGCCCGGTCTGATCCACCGATCCGCTGGTGTTGAACATGGTCTTGGTTGAGTGGAGCTGGAGGGTCATGCTCCTGCCTCTGAGCATACGAGTGGACGAGCTGGTCCAGGCTCTCGCGGAAGCCGCTGCTGAGCAGATTGGAGACGCTGCGCCTGCAAAACAAAGATGATCACCTGATCTTTATCAAGCACGATGATGCAACAATTTATATATACACTGCAAAAAATTATGTGATCTTTAGTCTACCTGCTTAGGAGTTCTCTGAGCTCAGCCCTGTACATTCCGTAGAGCGCGTCTTCCTGGAGACGGTTATGCCGAGCGAAGCCGCCTAGATCTTCCGGCCGCCATTGCTGTGCTTCAGCTTCTGGATTATCAATGAcatgccactcctcctcctcctcctctgcttcctggCCACTAGCACCCGATCCCGATGTCTCCCCTGGCCACTGCACACTGGGTGGAGGCTGCACGTAAGCTATGGCTTCCTGCCGCGCGCTGCCGTTGCCGTCGGAGGAAGAGCCGGAGTGCTCGCCGCTCTGCGCCGAGGACCCCGAGTCCGACGAGTACTCCTGGTACCCGTGCATGTCTTGTGCCTGATCAAGCTGGCCATCCTGCAGAGCATCACTGGTGTTTGGTACGTTGTCGGGCTGATCTTGTGCTGGCTGAAGCGTCTGGATGATCTCATGGTTGGCAGAAGCATTCTCCAGGTGAGTTGCTTGATCACTGGTGATGTTTTCTGCTCCAGATCCAGGACGACTCTGTGTAATCTGTCCCGATTCTCCGGCTGCCGTAGAAATCGTCACGTCGTCCCGCGTAGGCCTTCCACCACCAATGATTCTGCCTCGCAGAATGGACTGGAAACAATAACAATCAATCATTCTTTTAGCGCACATGATCCAACACAAAAGGCGGCAGAGTGCGAATGTTCAACTTCCACTCATGGTCTCCGGAGTGAGAAGTGCAGGCACAATAGGCGTGAATCAAGTACAGGTGGGGTTTTGGCCAGAAAGATGCAAACTTTTCAGCTGCTACAAGCAGCAATGTGCAGAGGACCCCATGGTGATGGATGATCATCATGGTGGCATGCCAAATGTAAATTACTTCCTAGAAATTCTCAGCAAGATTAGAAAAATGCCACTCCTGTTTCTGACACTCCGATCGTCGACCAAACGAAGTAGTATTTTTTAAGAGGAAAGATTTGTACTGTTTGGGGACAGAGAGAAGAGGAGCAGGGGATGCTGGGCTTCGAGCTGACGGACGGACCTGGATGCGCCCGCGGTGGGCGAAGGAGGACACAGCGCGGTGCTCCGAGAGGCCCTGGAGCTCGCGCAGCCGCTCCATGGACATGCGCCTGGCGGCGGTCGGCGCGCGCGCCTGCCGCCAGCGGAGCCCCGGCGCGTggccgtccccgccgtcgccgccctggCTGGCCCTGCGCACGCGCTCCCGCACCGACCGCACGCGCTCGCGCTCCGTCTCGCCCAGCCACTCCTCGCCTACGCCGCCGTCGTTGCCGCCGCGCGGGGAGCCCTGCGGCtgcgcgggcgcgggcgccgtCCACTCACGCGCGATCCGCCGCACGAGTGCGCGCTCCGGCGACCGCGCGCGCctcccgtcgtcgtcgtcgtcgtcgttggcgTCGGCGCGGGcgcggaggaaggaggaggcgtcGAGCATGGTGGAGACGGCGTGGAGGCGCGCGAGCGCCATGAGCTCCGAGTCGCGGTCGCGGCGGTCGAGCCCGCCGAGCACCATCTGCTCGCAGGCCTGCCGGCGCCGCGCGGCCCACTGCGCGATGATCCTGGACGCGGCGGCGCTGGCCGCTGCGGACGACGACGCCTccccgcccccgaccccggcgcacGCCATGCTCTTGGCGCGGAGGTCCTCCATGGCGCTCGCCGACATGGTCCTAGCTAGGCGGGAGGGCGAGTGGCAGGTATAAGTAGAGCAGCAggcggggaggcggaggcggcattTTTCCACGGGCGcgcgagcagaggaggaggaggaggagttggtcCAGAGCAGCCTAGCAAATCCCGAGGCGGGACGCTGGCCCGATCGAgaggtggaggaagaagaagaagaagaagaagagtggtGTGGCCCTAGCGAGTTCACCATTGTTTTGCTGCTGATATTTTAGTTATTTACTTCTCTGGATTTGTTGTGTTTCTCGGCGACCAAATCGGCACATATATATATTGCTCGGGGTAAATGTAAAAATCGCAGGAATTAATGGGGTAATTATAATATGAGTCATCGCAGAATCTTTAGTCGGATTTTATGATTATTCATCGGCGCGTTTTTATGACCGTGCATCTAATGGTAGATAAATATTGTAACCCGCATTTTTATGACCCAAAATATTGGACCTCACTTATTAAGTTCTATATTTTCATATAGTATATCTTTTTAATTGCACATATTATTTACTCACCTTGCATGATTTAAAAAAACATTATTTACTACCGGATTTGAATTTGTACATGTAAGAGTTGTTCTCTCCTACCGGTATCATCGCTATGTAAGGCGGAGTGCATCCCGTCTCCTCTGATAAATATTTTCAGTTTTACACACAGTTCACAAGCGCAGTTAATACGATATATGTGTGTGAAACTATATGCGTGTAGGGAGATACACACGAGGGCGTTTGAGCGTGCTAAGTGAGATCGTGATTGTCGCTACTCCACGCAAGCATTATGTATCTCATCGCCTATGATAAATGCTTCAAGTCTCACTAACGGTTCACAGCATATTAATATGGTATATGTGTGGGAACCTATTTCCTGCATTAAGAAACATACGAGTGGGTTTGAGGATGTTAAGGGACATCGTGATTGTCCCTAGTTGGTGATTAATGAGCTTGGTACACGAGTTGTTCGTAAAACGCTTTGATACCCTTCTTGTTGGAGTCATCTTTAGTCCAATTTTACAACTATGCATCCAATGGCAGATAAATATTATATATTATGTTCTATATTTATACATAGAGCTTTAATTGTAATGATTTGCTTGTTGATTTAAATTTGTACACGTGGAAATCACTCCCTCCTTCCGGCATTTCCGTTATGAAAGGCGTTGTGCAAATCATCACCTCTAATAAATGTTTCAAGTCTCACTAACAGTCGACGAGTGCAGTTAATACAATATATGTGTGGGAAGCTATATGCGGTAGTAGAGACACACGAGTGGGTCTGAGTGCGTTAACGGAGGTCATGATTGTCGCTAGTTGGTGATTAATGAGCTTCCTATAGGAGTTGTCCATACGACGCCTTGTATACCCTTCCTGTTAGAGTCATCTTTAGTTCATTTTTTAACTATACATTCAATGATAGATAAATATTATTTCTCACTTATTATCTTCTATATATGCATTTATACATAACGCTTTAGTTTTAGTTATGATTTGCTCGTTGATTTAAATTTGTAcacgtgagcctcaacactcatcggaccgcatacatcaatatgtattattttcaataagtcagtggctcactccattgtttcggacaacggagtcttagtcatcttgcctatgaggcatggttcgcaagcatcaagtgattccaaaagcccatcagcatggagtttctttatgcgctttacaccaatatgacctaaacggcagtgccacaaataagtcgcactatcattattaaatttgcatcttttgacatcaatattatgtgtatcactgtgatcaagattagtagaccatttacattggatgtaagaccatagaaggttttattcatgtaaacagaacaacaattatcctctgacttaaatgaataaccgtatcgtaataaacatgatccaatcatatttatgctcaacgcaaacaccaaataacatttatttagttccaatactaatcccgaaggtatagggagtatgcgatggtgatcttatcaactttggaatctcttccaacacacatcgtcacttcgccctcaactaatctctgttcattttgtaactcctgtttcgagttactaatcttagcaactgaaccggtatcaaatacctaggggttactatatatgaacactagtaaagtacacatcaacaatttgtatatcaaatatacctttgttcacttggcCATCCTTCCTATCtgccaaatgtttggggcagttccgcttccagtgaccagtccctttgcagtagaagcactcagtctcagacttaggtccagacttgggcttcttcacttgagcagcaacttgcgtgccgttcttcttgaagttccccttcttccctttgccctttttcttgaaactagtggtcttgttaaccatcaacacttctccttcttgatttctacctccgcggcctttagcattgcgaagagcttaggaatagtcttttccatcccttgcatattatagttcatcatgaagcttttgtagcttggtggcagtgattgaagaactctgtcaatgacactatcattaggaagattaactcccagttgagtcaagtggttgtggtacccagacattctgagtatatgttcactaacagaactattctcctccatcttgcagctatagaacttattgaagacttcatatctctcaatccaggcatttgctcgaaatattaacttcaactcttggaacatctcatatgctccatgacgttcaaaacgtcgctgaagtcccggttctaagccgtaaagcatggcacactgaactatcaagtagtcatcaactttgctctgcaagacgttcataacatccggagttgctcctgcagggGTCTGTCAaatagcggtgcatcaaagacataattcttctgtgcagcaatgaggataatcctcagatcatggacccagtccgcatcattgctactaacatctttcaacttatttttctctaggaacatatcaaaaaaataaacggggagctacatcgcaagctattgatctacaacatatatatgcaaatactatcaggactaagttcatgataaattaaagttcaattaatcatattacttaagaactcccacttagataggcatccctctagtcatctaaatgatcacgtgatcaaaatcaactaaaccatgtccgatcatcacgtgagatggagtagttttcaatggtgaacatcactatgttgatcatatctactatatgattcacgctcgacatttcggtctcagtgttccgaggccatatctgcatatgctaggctcgtcaagtttaacccgagtattctgcgtgtgcaaaactggcttgcacccgttgtatgtgaaagtagagctcataacacccgatcatcacgtggtgtctcggcacgacgaactgtagcaacggtgcatactcagggagaacacttataccttgaaatttagtgaggaatcaacttataatgctaccgccgtactaagcaaaataagatgcataaaagataaacatcacatgcaatcaaaaatatgtgacatgatatggccatcatcatcttgtgcctttgatctccatctccaaagcaccgtcatgatcgccatcgtcaccggcttgacaccttgatctccatcgtagcatcgttgtcgtctcgccaactattgcttctacggctatcgctaccgcttagtgataaagtaaagcaattacatggcgattgcatttcatacaataaagcgacaaccataaggctcctgccagttgccgataacttttacaaaacatgaccatctcatacaataatttatatctcatcacatcttgaccatatcacatcacaacatgccctgcaaaaacaagttagacgtcctctactttgttgttgcaagttttacgtggctgctacgggcttctagcaagaaccgttcttacctacgcatcaaaaccacaatgatttttcgtcaagtgtgttgttttaaccttcaacaaaaaccggccatagtcaaactcgattcaactaaagttggagaaacagacaacctgaaagatcgtggatgtcgcctagagggggggtgaataggcgctttaaaataattacggtttaggcttgaacaaatgcggaataaacctagcggttaatttgtcaagcacaaaacctacaacaactaggctcacctatgtgcaccaacaacttatgctaagcaagataaacaactaggtgatagcaagatatataacaagaaacaatatggctatcacaaagtaaagtgcataagtaaagggctcgggtaagagataacc
Proteins encoded:
- the LOC123100640 gene encoding uncharacterized protein; the protein is MVNSLGPHHSSSSSSSSSTSRSGQRPASGFARLLWTNSSSSSSARAPVEKCRLRLPACCSTYTCHSPSRLARTMSASAMEDLRAKSMACAGVGGGEASSSAAASAAASRIIAQWAARRRQACEQMVLGGLDRRDRDSELMALARLHAVSTMLDASSFLRARADANDDDDDDGRRARSPERALVRRIAREWTAPAPAQPQGSPRGGNDGGVGEEWLGETERERVRSVRERVRRASQGGDGGDGHAPGLRWRQARAPTAARRMSMERLRELQGLSEHRAVSSFAHRGRIQSILRGRIIGGGRPTRDDVTISTAAGESGQITQSRPGSGAENITSDQATHLENASANHEIIQTLQPAQDQPDNVPNTSDALQDGQLDQAQDMHGYQEYSSDSGSSAQSGEHSGSSSDGNGSARQEAIAYVQPPPSVQWPGETSGSGASGQEAEEEEEEWHVIDNPEAEAQQWRPEDLGGFARHNRLQEDALYGMYRAELRELLSRRSVSNLLSSGFRESLDQLVHSYAQRQEHDPPAPLNQDHVQHQRIGGSDRAEHAAAGAQPAAGQRQQRRWRMVPPRRDWNRQPVHRPDELEVDEAIHDLRDDMAVLQRGMASTQQMLQACMEMQVELQRSIRQEVASAMHRSLSLHGTVRWYDDGSQWELVRKGTCCICCDSQIDSLLYRCGHMCTCSKCARELLRGAGKCPLCRAPIVEVVRAYSII